One genomic region from Salvia hispanica cultivar TCC Black 2014 chromosome 2, UniMelb_Shisp_WGS_1.0, whole genome shotgun sequence encodes:
- the LOC125205915 gene encoding uncharacterized protein LOC125205915 isoform X2, whose protein sequence is MNFLKLRSSISQQSVKETQVEANYVSKAASTLEGLIAEDPFGENTSSEPRYSESEEFGNENGMEADSSGKNNQVDSHIDVTEDDGLIVIPCKVPDNWNEASDILSLRSLDRSFVFPGEQIRILACLSAYKQDMEIITPFKVAAVMNKTGIGKNFKKQNGNIEGEASPVPEIVVKSSDDKDNQTDEIITEEKIDSCKDVSTGESLLRMEDHKRQTERLLRRFENSHFFVRIAESNEPLWSKRRAGENCSESSTAFEEQLLGDSLEIATARKKKNPASASIDKGKFDSRTSGGLARGVAKCCSLPNGDIVVLLQLNIGTQFFMDPILEIIQFEKHQDRNPSIQNQDIPTSFNRDPYGELLKWLLPLDNSIPPPSRPSPPPALSSSSSIRSASVKPAVPSSSSSQLFSFGHFRSYSMSSIPPNATPPVATPSAATLQSATPPAATFQSATPLAAATTPETKPTIDPEDWNQFSFKKFVGSGKSGDEGLLSFRGVPLQQERFSVRCGLEGIFTPGRRWRRKIELIQPVEINSFSVDCNTDDLLCVHVKNVSPVHAPDIVVFIDSITIIFEEASKGGPPLFLPIAWIESGNNCSLPNLELRRGEEHSFILKPATTMWKHGKGHSDGNPRLSRVSAASASSSLPHLNSGAKNNGSSTDQFAVLVSCRCNYTESKLFFKQPTSWRPRISRDLMVSVASEMSGQALGSDGTQLPVQVLTLQASNMTSEDLTLTVLAPASFTSPPSVVSLSNSPLSPVSDSIELASDRRADVFYGHKMEDSSQSVSGNEQTVPMSDVVQNTDMGCSHLWLQSRVPLGCVPSQSTATVKLEVLPLTDGIITLDSLQVEVRAKGLTYVPEQSLKINSTSSIATGIL, encoded by the exons atgaattttttgaaGCTGAGGTCCAGCATCAGTCAGCAATCTGTTAAAGAGACCCAGGTAGAGGCAAATTATGTGTCAAAAGCTGCTAGTACATTGGAGGGTCTGATTGCTGAAGATCCATTTGGAGAAAACACATCTTCTGAGCCAAGGTACTCAGAAAGTGAAGAATTTGGGAATGAGAATGGCATGGAAGCAGATTCAAGTGGAAAGAATAATCAAGTAGACAGCCATATAGATGTTACAGAAGATGATGGGTTGATAGTTATTCCATGCA AAGTTCCAGACAATTGGAATGAGGCATCAGATATACTTTCATTACGCTCCCTGGACCGCAGCTTTGTTTTTCCCG GTGAACAAATCCGAATTCTTGCATGTTTGTCTGCCTATAAGCAGGATATGGAAATAATCACACCTTTTAAAGTTGCTGCTGTCATGAATAAAACTGGAATTGGGAAAAActtcaaaaaacaaaatgggaACATTGAAGGAGAAGCAAGCCCAGTCCCTGAGATCGTTGTCAAAAGTTCTGATGATAAAGATAATCAAACTGATGAAATCATAACAGAAGAGAAGATTGATTCATGCAAGGATGTTTCAACCGGTGAGTCTCTCCTTAGGATGGAAGATCACAAAAGACAGACTGAACGATTGCTTCgaagatttgaaaattcacatttttttgtgcGAATTGCTGAGTCAAATGAACCACTGTGGTCCAAGAGAAGAGCAGGAGAAAACTGTTCCGAATCTTCCACTGCATTTGAAGAACAACTTCTAGGAGATTCTTTAGAAATTGCAACTgcaagaaagaagaagaatccCGCTAGTGCCTCGATTGACAAAGGAAAATTTGATTCACGCACATCTGGGGGACTGGCAAGAGGTGTTGCCAAGTGCTGCTCACTTCCAAATGGAGACATAGTG GTGcttttacaattaaatattgGCACTCAGTTTTTTATGGATCCAATCCTGGAGATTATACAATTTGAGAAGCATCAAGACAGAAATCCGAGCATTCAGAATCAGGATATTCCTACTTCTTTCAATCGAGATCCTTATGGGGAATTATTAAAATGGTTACTTCCATTGGATAATTCTATTCCTCCTCCATCTCGTCCTTCACCTCCTCCAGCACTGAGTTCCAGTTCAAGTATTCGTAGCGCATCTGTGAAACCTGCTGTACCTAGCTCTTCAAGTTCCCAGCTCTTTTCTTTTGGACATTTTAGAAGTTATTCTATGTCCTCAATCCCTCCAAATGCTACACCACCTGTAGCTACACCTTCTGCAGCTACATTGCAATCAGCTACTCCACCTGCAGCTACATTTCAATCAGCTACTCCACTCGCAGCTGCCACCACTCCTGAAACTAAACCTACTATCGACCCAGAAGATTGGAATCAGTTCTCGTTCAAGAAGTTTGTCGGAAGTGGAAAAAGTGGAGATGAGGGACTATTATCTTTTCGTGGTGTGCCACTGCAACAAGAAAGATTTTCTGTTCGGTGTGGTTTGGAAGGAATATTTACACCTGGAAGAAGGtggagaagaaaaattgagttgATTCAACCTGTAGAAATTAATTCCTTTTCTGTTGATTGCAACACAGATGATCTTCTCTGTGTACATGTGAAG AATGTTTCCCCCGTTCATGCACCAGATATAGTGGTGTTCATAGATTCCATAACGATTATTTTTGAAGAGGCATCAAAAGGTGGACCACCATTATTTTTACCGATTGCTTGGATTGAATCTGGGAACAACTGCAGTTTACCAAATCTAGAATTGAG GAGAGGTGAAGAACATTCTTTTATTCTGAAACCAGCAACTACAATGTGGAAGCATGGAAAGGGTCACAGTGATGGTAATCCACGACTGTCACGCGTATCAGCAGCATCTGCTTCATCAAGCTTGCCTCACTTGAATTCTGGTGCAAAGAATAATGGATCATCTACCGATCAATTTGCTGTTCTTGTTTCATGTCGATGCAATTACACTG AATCAAAGTTGTTTTTTAAGCAGCCGACAAGCTGGAGGCCTCGTATTTCAAGGGATCTTATGGTTTCTGTGGCATCTGAGATGTCTGGGCAAGCTCTTGGATCTGATGGAACCCAGCTTCCAGTTCAG GTTTTAACTCTTCAAGCATCAAATATGACTTCAGAGGACCTGACATTAACAGTTCTTGCACCAGCGTCATTTACTTCTCCTCCTTCTGTAGTGTCCTTGAGCAATTCTCCTCTGAGTCCAGTTTCAGATTCCATCGAGTTAGCAAGTGATAGGCGAGCAGATGTTTTTTATGGGCACAAAATGGAAGATAGTTCACAATCTGTATCTGGCAATGAACAAACTGTACCCATGTCTGACGTGGTCCAAAACACTGATATGGGTTGCAGCCATTTATGGTTACAGAGTAGAGTTCCTCTAGG ATGTGTCCCTTCCCAATCTACAGCAACTGTTAAGCTTGAAGTTCTTCCATTGACTGATGGAATTATCACTCTTGATTCTCTTCAAGTCGAGGTTAGGGCAAAAG GTCTTACTTATGTTCCTGAGCAATCCCTAAAGATAAATTCAACCTCGAGCATTGCAACTGGTATACTTTGA
- the LOC125205915 gene encoding uncharacterized protein LOC125205915 isoform X1 has product MNFLKLRSSISQQSVKETQVEANYVSKAASTLEGLIAEDPFGENTSSEPRYSESEEFGNENGMEADSSGKNNQVDSHIDVTEDDGLIVIPCKEVPDNWNEASDILSLRSLDRSFVFPGEQIRILACLSAYKQDMEIITPFKVAAVMNKTGIGKNFKKQNGNIEGEASPVPEIVVKSSDDKDNQTDEIITEEKIDSCKDVSTGESLLRMEDHKRQTERLLRRFENSHFFVRIAESNEPLWSKRRAGENCSESSTAFEEQLLGDSLEIATARKKKNPASASIDKGKFDSRTSGGLARGVAKCCSLPNGDIVVLLQLNIGTQFFMDPILEIIQFEKHQDRNPSIQNQDIPTSFNRDPYGELLKWLLPLDNSIPPPSRPSPPPALSSSSSIRSASVKPAVPSSSSSQLFSFGHFRSYSMSSIPPNATPPVATPSAATLQSATPPAATFQSATPLAAATTPETKPTIDPEDWNQFSFKKFVGSGKSGDEGLLSFRGVPLQQERFSVRCGLEGIFTPGRRWRRKIELIQPVEINSFSVDCNTDDLLCVHVKNVSPVHAPDIVVFIDSITIIFEEASKGGPPLFLPIAWIESGNNCSLPNLELRRGEEHSFILKPATTMWKHGKGHSDGNPRLSRVSAASASSSLPHLNSGAKNNGSSTDQFAVLVSCRCNYTESKLFFKQPTSWRPRISRDLMVSVASEMSGQALGSDGTQLPVQVLTLQASNMTSEDLTLTVLAPASFTSPPSVVSLSNSPLSPVSDSIELASDRRADVFYGHKMEDSSQSVSGNEQTVPMSDVVQNTDMGCSHLWLQSRVPLGCVPSQSTATVKLEVLPLTDGIITLDSLQVEVRAKGLTYVPEQSLKINSTSSIATGIL; this is encoded by the exons atgaattttttgaaGCTGAGGTCCAGCATCAGTCAGCAATCTGTTAAAGAGACCCAGGTAGAGGCAAATTATGTGTCAAAAGCTGCTAGTACATTGGAGGGTCTGATTGCTGAAGATCCATTTGGAGAAAACACATCTTCTGAGCCAAGGTACTCAGAAAGTGAAGAATTTGGGAATGAGAATGGCATGGAAGCAGATTCAAGTGGAAAGAATAATCAAGTAGACAGCCATATAGATGTTACAGAAGATGATGGGTTGATAGTTATTCCATGCA AAGAAGTTCCAGACAATTGGAATGAGGCATCAGATATACTTTCATTACGCTCCCTGGACCGCAGCTTTGTTTTTCCCG GTGAACAAATCCGAATTCTTGCATGTTTGTCTGCCTATAAGCAGGATATGGAAATAATCACACCTTTTAAAGTTGCTGCTGTCATGAATAAAACTGGAATTGGGAAAAActtcaaaaaacaaaatgggaACATTGAAGGAGAAGCAAGCCCAGTCCCTGAGATCGTTGTCAAAAGTTCTGATGATAAAGATAATCAAACTGATGAAATCATAACAGAAGAGAAGATTGATTCATGCAAGGATGTTTCAACCGGTGAGTCTCTCCTTAGGATGGAAGATCACAAAAGACAGACTGAACGATTGCTTCgaagatttgaaaattcacatttttttgtgcGAATTGCTGAGTCAAATGAACCACTGTGGTCCAAGAGAAGAGCAGGAGAAAACTGTTCCGAATCTTCCACTGCATTTGAAGAACAACTTCTAGGAGATTCTTTAGAAATTGCAACTgcaagaaagaagaagaatccCGCTAGTGCCTCGATTGACAAAGGAAAATTTGATTCACGCACATCTGGGGGACTGGCAAGAGGTGTTGCCAAGTGCTGCTCACTTCCAAATGGAGACATAGTG GTGcttttacaattaaatattgGCACTCAGTTTTTTATGGATCCAATCCTGGAGATTATACAATTTGAGAAGCATCAAGACAGAAATCCGAGCATTCAGAATCAGGATATTCCTACTTCTTTCAATCGAGATCCTTATGGGGAATTATTAAAATGGTTACTTCCATTGGATAATTCTATTCCTCCTCCATCTCGTCCTTCACCTCCTCCAGCACTGAGTTCCAGTTCAAGTATTCGTAGCGCATCTGTGAAACCTGCTGTACCTAGCTCTTCAAGTTCCCAGCTCTTTTCTTTTGGACATTTTAGAAGTTATTCTATGTCCTCAATCCCTCCAAATGCTACACCACCTGTAGCTACACCTTCTGCAGCTACATTGCAATCAGCTACTCCACCTGCAGCTACATTTCAATCAGCTACTCCACTCGCAGCTGCCACCACTCCTGAAACTAAACCTACTATCGACCCAGAAGATTGGAATCAGTTCTCGTTCAAGAAGTTTGTCGGAAGTGGAAAAAGTGGAGATGAGGGACTATTATCTTTTCGTGGTGTGCCACTGCAACAAGAAAGATTTTCTGTTCGGTGTGGTTTGGAAGGAATATTTACACCTGGAAGAAGGtggagaagaaaaattgagttgATTCAACCTGTAGAAATTAATTCCTTTTCTGTTGATTGCAACACAGATGATCTTCTCTGTGTACATGTGAAG AATGTTTCCCCCGTTCATGCACCAGATATAGTGGTGTTCATAGATTCCATAACGATTATTTTTGAAGAGGCATCAAAAGGTGGACCACCATTATTTTTACCGATTGCTTGGATTGAATCTGGGAACAACTGCAGTTTACCAAATCTAGAATTGAG GAGAGGTGAAGAACATTCTTTTATTCTGAAACCAGCAACTACAATGTGGAAGCATGGAAAGGGTCACAGTGATGGTAATCCACGACTGTCACGCGTATCAGCAGCATCTGCTTCATCAAGCTTGCCTCACTTGAATTCTGGTGCAAAGAATAATGGATCATCTACCGATCAATTTGCTGTTCTTGTTTCATGTCGATGCAATTACACTG AATCAAAGTTGTTTTTTAAGCAGCCGACAAGCTGGAGGCCTCGTATTTCAAGGGATCTTATGGTTTCTGTGGCATCTGAGATGTCTGGGCAAGCTCTTGGATCTGATGGAACCCAGCTTCCAGTTCAG GTTTTAACTCTTCAAGCATCAAATATGACTTCAGAGGACCTGACATTAACAGTTCTTGCACCAGCGTCATTTACTTCTCCTCCTTCTGTAGTGTCCTTGAGCAATTCTCCTCTGAGTCCAGTTTCAGATTCCATCGAGTTAGCAAGTGATAGGCGAGCAGATGTTTTTTATGGGCACAAAATGGAAGATAGTTCACAATCTGTATCTGGCAATGAACAAACTGTACCCATGTCTGACGTGGTCCAAAACACTGATATGGGTTGCAGCCATTTATGGTTACAGAGTAGAGTTCCTCTAGG ATGTGTCCCTTCCCAATCTACAGCAACTGTTAAGCTTGAAGTTCTTCCATTGACTGATGGAATTATCACTCTTGATTCTCTTCAAGTCGAGGTTAGGGCAAAAG GTCTTACTTATGTTCCTGAGCAATCCCTAAAGATAAATTCAACCTCGAGCATTGCAACTGGTATACTTTGA